The proteins below come from a single uncultured Sunxiuqinia sp. genomic window:
- a CDS encoding AAA family ATPase, with amino-acid sequence MQIHQTLIEHPRKTIRRELINEIDWSHRMICIKGFRGVGKTTFLLNFVKERHEEDRGCLYVNLNNFYFTRRKIYNFADEFYKKGGKVLILDQIHKYPEWAEELRACYDNFPELKIIFSSSPVLRVIEGNEYLKDIAKVYHLEGLSFREYLNYHGNFDFKCYKLADLIKNHKKIAQEITKQVKPLAYFEEYLQTGFYPYFLKNKPYYNETLLKHVNLALELDVTYLNQIELKYLPKLRKLLMIIASEAPFSPNVSKISNAVETSRATVMNYLRYLKNARLVNMLFSNGTEDQLKKPDLVYAHNTNIMFAVEPGNVNNRNLRTTFFYNQVGYQHDIKSSDVADFKIDNEYHFIIGGKYTEPEQEGTYAASDMIEEGTGNKIPLWLFGFLY; translated from the coding sequence GTGCAAATACATCAAACATTAATCGAGCACCCTCGAAAAACGATTCGCAGGGAGTTAATTAATGAAATTGACTGGTCGCATCGAATGATTTGTATCAAAGGATTTCGTGGTGTTGGCAAAACAACTTTCTTGCTTAATTTTGTAAAAGAAAGACATGAAGAGGATAGAGGATGCCTTTACGTTAATCTGAATAATTTCTATTTCACCCGACGTAAAATCTACAATTTTGCTGACGAATTTTACAAAAAAGGAGGTAAAGTTCTCATTCTGGATCAGATTCATAAATATCCGGAATGGGCTGAAGAATTGAGGGCTTGTTATGACAACTTTCCGGAACTGAAGATCATCTTTTCATCGTCGCCCGTTTTAAGGGTTATCGAGGGCAATGAATATTTAAAAGATATAGCAAAAGTATATCATCTGGAAGGTTTGTCATTTCGCGAATACCTGAATTACCATGGAAATTTTGATTTTAAATGCTACAAACTGGCAGACCTGATTAAAAATCACAAAAAAATTGCACAGGAAATTACCAAACAAGTAAAACCACTGGCCTATTTTGAGGAGTATTTGCAAACAGGGTTTTACCCCTATTTCTTAAAAAACAAACCTTACTATAACGAAACCCTGCTAAAGCATGTTAATCTGGCTTTGGAGCTGGATGTAACTTACCTCAACCAGATTGAACTAAAGTACCTGCCCAAGCTGCGTAAACTGCTTATGATTATCGCTAGTGAAGCGCCGTTTTCGCCCAACGTCAGCAAAATAAGCAACGCTGTGGAAACCTCGCGGGCAACAGTGATGAATTACTTGCGTTATCTGAAAAATGCACGTTTGGTAAACATGTTGTTTTCAAACGGAACTGAAGATCAGCTCAAAAAACCAGACTTGGTTTACGCTCATAATACCAACATCATGTTTGCCGTTGAACCAGGCAATGTAAATAACAGAAATTTGCGCACAACCTTCTTTTACAATCAGGTGGGCTATCAGCATGACATTAAAAGCTCTGATGTAGCAGATTTTAAGATTGACAACGAATATCACTTTATAATAGGTGGGAAATATACTGAACCAGAGCAAGAAGGAACTTACGCCGCCTCGGACATGATTGAAGAAGGCACCGGAAATAAAATTCCACTCTGGTTGTTTGGCTTTTTATACTAG